A window of the Xenopus laevis strain J_2021 chromosome 9_10L, Xenopus_laevis_v10.1, whole genome shotgun sequence genome harbors these coding sequences:
- the gpr179.L gene encoding probable G-protein coupled receptor 158 yields MAMLWWILLWYAQQIVYANESSPWTTNAKEWIAAPTPTPPSTTSNGSPNTLFPSSVSSLALSAPADSSPPSPESTSSLHSSLPFSPSTSSTLPMTTLSPSPDLDQVDEEGSKAALNFLHSGDHLLLSEANCSKSFELTDLQGLPPETVLFHLRGPRDSLLHATNFLNMIFQASDMRESSIKEDMEWYHALVRSLAGGHPHIRRALLSLSAHPMSSKPLLLLQATKKGHEIFLQDLSSDFYHGRHKGNWGSWDNSHAGHSLTKAILLNDLRSLDTPKWSRGDSYIVDLSHVRWTKPFLECEGGHFLQGWMISLSTAFYGLKPDLSPEFKGTLRVDVQLLNLGIDQCAKGSAWFGNSHNCDENSTQCISDEKDGSILGRYRCVCQPGYYRTRHEGSELSNVACRPCSEGCATCVDGSPCLVEEDWSLRVTVLSVQATGMLAVFLSMLVSYNFRDNKRIRASGVLLLETILFGSLLLYFPVFILYFKPSVFRCVALRWVRLLGFCIVYGTIVLKLYRVMKVFLSRTAQRVPYLTSMRLLRMVIVFLLFCIWFLVGWTLGALENLQRGVPVVIRSQTREGLVFYTCDHDRWDYMMSIAEVLLLCWGSFLCYRARSIPSAFHEPRYMGIAIHNEMIVSAAFHVLRFLIVPSLHPDWTLLLFFIHTHGTVTMTLTLLLVPKFLHAGVPPREEIAAEVYEDELDLRRSRSNLNSSITSAWSEHSLDPDDIRDELKKLYAQLEVNKTKKMTVNNPHLQKKRSSRRGLGRSIMRRITETPDSANRHSAREDKEGSPGSGGGQRRKQQDGGSVKLREESLRQRVLSLRKSHSTYDHMQESKDAGPPSPRLDSSTRDSSLRDSLMRRNLARNVSMRSRGDSLSHAPLVCKSLSAHNLLADKKPLSVYPGPLQKSHSVMGSAKGPLVGAAETLTERTMEGSRNPLLGGSFDKAEVCPWEMQELPPPSESSESRSQKHVTYAPGKCNSLDSSHSSEKTNVSKKKGDIGSKHHSVGGGEEIKSPSNVGERYGSSRGEDPDDPFSIPVTPGTGSLDSEGLKTKTSSLKSRDTPEKNADQADTLKPLHKGTLKSLVLAVRAFKGKELKDKGKQHASGEGSPLRHKMEEICPWETESNDDVENQKAFSLREKGPLFTPPKQEVHKSNKSKEETASPNQTKEATPIRKLERMSQLREAICPWESMEGPQNVPHKSTSVENRKSEICPWESTDSECPGGLLNQSGSNLSFHSPSTKGVKDQTEGKWEQRSQTTDICPWEVGQEREPKPEEWKAKKALSLKEQICPWEDTKEEKVRSEICPWETSDVESVPLGGISGRSLAIKLEELGRQRDAVCPWESEESGGSPGPLRQSQNKTSDVDPVKSKTSDSLDLEAHRGEICPWESLDSEGTPAVMSQSQSHTWEPANKELEEPCPKMSPQINMGRMYKSQSKQNSLCSLSSEDTQPLSKILSKSEGRIGDLYSPATPAQHPKRWQHSLREQSSGCTRGLGFSVSQQQGHIEQNTAAAGGGQDTGNLADICPWDGQEKPPENQANTRKAEVCPWDFQ; encoded by the exons ATGGCAATGCTATGGTGGATACTTCTCTGGTATGCCCAGCAGATTGTCTATGCCAACGAGAGCTCCCCATGGACAACCAATGCTAAGGAGTGGATTGCAGCACCAACACCCACTCCACCATCCACAACTTCAAATGGCTCGCCCAACACCTTGTTTCCTTCCTCTGTTTCCTCCTTAGCACTCTCTGCCCCAGCAGACTCTTCTCCGCCATCTCCAGAATCCACATCATCACTTCATTCATCTCTTCCATTTTCCCCTTCTACCTCTTCCACCTTGCCAATGACCACTCTGTCCCCTTCCCCTGATTTAGACCAAGTCGATGAGGAAGGCAGCAAAGCAGCTCTAAACTTTCTACACTCAGGGGACCACCTTTTGCTTTCAGAAGCCAATTGTTCGAAAAGTTTTGAGCTCACTGACCTGCAGGGACTCCCACCAGAGACAGTTCTTTTCCACCTTAGGGGACCACGAGATTCTTTGCTCCATGCCACAAACTTCCTCAATATGATTTTCCAGGCCAGTGACATGCGTGAGTCAAGCATAAAAGAGGACATGGAGTGGTACCATGCTTTGGTAAGGAGCCTGGCAGGTGGACACCCACACATTCGACGAGCCCTGCTTTCCCTCTCTGCACACCCTATGTCCTCCAAGCCCCTGCTGCTTCTCCAAGCCACAAAGAAAGGTCATGAGATTTTTCTACAGGATCTTTCTTCTGATTTCTACCATGGAAGGCACAAAGGGAACTGGGGGTCGTGGGACAATTCCCATGCCGGTCACTCCTTGACTAAGGCAATTCTCTTGAATGACCTCAGAAGCCTCGACACACCAAAATGGAGCAGAGGGGACAGCTACATTGTAGACCTCAGCCATGTGCGGTGGACCAAACCTTTCCTGGAATGCGAGGGGGGACATTTTTTGCAAGGATGGATGATCTCCCTCTCCACAGCTTTCTATGGGTTGAAGCCTGATCTAAGTCCGGAGTTTAA GGGGACCTTACGCGTGGATGTGCAGCTGCTGAATTTGGGGATAGATCAATGTGCCAAAGGGTCCGCTTGGTTTGGAAACAGCCACAACTGTGATGAGAACAGTACCCAG tgcaTATCGGATGAAAAAGACGGCTCCATCTTGGGCAGGTACCGATGCGTGTGCCAGCCTGGCTATTACAGGACACGCCATGAGG GCTCCGAGCTTTCTAACGTGGCTTGTCGGCCATGCAGTGAAGGCTGTGCAACGTGTGTGGATGGCAGCCCCTGCCTGGTGGAGGAGGACTGGTCCCTCCGGGTTACCGTCCTGTCAGTGCAGGCCACGGGGATGCTGGCGGTGTTCCTCAGCATGCTGGTGTCTTACAACTTCCGCGACAACAAA AGAATCCGTGCCTCTGGAGTCTTACTCCTGGAGACCATCCTGTTTGGGTCTCTGCTGCTCTACTTTCCG GTGTTCATCCTGTACTTTAAGCCCAGTGTTTTCCGATGTGTGGCTCTGCGCTGGGTCCGCCTGCTGGGATTCTGTATTGTGTACGGAACCATTGTTTTAAAACTGTACAG GGTCATGAAAGTGTTCCTCTCGCGCACGGCTCAGCGGGTCCCCTACCTGACGAGCATGCGTTTGCTGCGCATGGTGATTGTCTTCCTGCTGTTTTGCATTTGGTTCCTGGTGGGATGGACTCTGGGCGCACTAGAGAACCTGCAGCGAGGCGTTCCGGTGGTGATTCGCTCGCAAACACGAGAGGGCCTCGTTTTTTACACTTGCGACCATGACCGCTGGGATTACATGATGTCTATAG CCGAGGTGCTCCTTCTTTGCTGGGGAAGCTTCCTGTGTTATAGAGCCAGATCAATTCCTTCTGCATTTCATGAGCCCCGTTATATGGGAATTGCAATACACAACGAGATGATTGTTTCCGCTGCATTCCATGTGCTTCG ATTTCTTATCGTTCCATCGCTTCACCCTGACTGGACGTTGCTGCTGTTCTTCATCCATACACACGGAACGGTGACTATGACACTCACGCTGTTGCTTGTGCCGAAG TTTCTACATGCAGGGGTTCCACCACGGGAAGAGATAGCAGCTGAAGTCTATGAGGATGAGCTGGACTTGAGACGTTCCAGGTCAAACCTTAACAGCAGTATCACATCAGCATGGAGCGAGCACAGCCTGGACCCCGATGACATCCGG GATGAGCTGAAAAAGCTTTATGCCCAACTAGAagtaaataaaaccaaaaagatGACCGTAAATAATCCTCACCTCCAGAAAAAACGCAGCTCCCGCAGAGGGCTGGGACGCTCCATCATGAGACGCATCACCGAAACCCCAGATTCTGCCAACCGACATAGTGCCCGAGAGGACAAAGAGGGTTCCCCTGGCTCTGGTGGGGGTCAGCGGCGGAAGCAGCAAGATGGCGGCAGCGTTAAGTTGCGTGAAGAGTCACTGCGACAGAGGGTACTTTCTTTACGCAAGTCACACAGCACATATGACCATATGCAGGAATCCAAGGATGCTGGACCACCCTCCCCACGCCTGGACAGTTCAACCCGTGATTCCTCACTACGGGATTCTCTAATGAGAAGGAATCTGGCCAGGAATGTCTCCATGCGTTCTCGTGGAGACTCTCTAAGTCATGCCCCCCTGGTGTGTAAGTCCCTTAGTGCCCACAACTTGCTGGCTGATAAAAAGCCACTCAGCGTCTATCCTGGTCCCCTTCAAAAATCCCACAGTGTGATGGGCAGTGCCAAAGGTCCACTAGTTGGAGCTGCTGAGACTCTAACCGAACGGACCATGGAAGGAAGCAGGAATCCCCTTCTAGGTGGCAGCTTTGACAAAGCAGAGGTTTGCCCATGGGAAATGCAAGAACTCCCTCCACCATCTGAAAGTTCTGAAAGTCGCTCTCAGAAACATGTAACCTATGCCCCCGGTAAATGCAACAGCCTTGACAGTTCACATAGTTCAGAAAAGACAAATGTTTCAAAGAAAAAGGGTGATATAGGGAGCAAGCACCACAGTGTGGGTGGCGGTGAGGAGATAAAGAGCCCAAGCAATGTCGGAGAAAGATATGGGTCTTCACGAGGTGAAGACCCAGATGATCCTTTCTCCATTCCAGTGACACCTGGCACAGGGTCATTAGATTCAGAAGGGCTCAAAACAAAGACATCAAGCCTAAAAAGCAGAGATACACCTGAGAAGAATGCAGATCAGGCAGACACCTTAAAGCCACTCCATAAGGGCACCCTGAAAAGCCTAGTCCTGGCAGTAAGAGCGTTTAAAGGAAAAGAGTTGAAGGATAAGGGCAAACAGCATGCCAGTGGAGAAGGTAGTCCCTTAAGGCACAAGATGGAAGAAATTTGCCCATGGGAGACAGAATCAAATGATGATGTTGAAAATCAAAAAGCTTTTTCCCTGAGAGAGAAAGGACCTTTGTTTACCCCTCCCAAGCAAGAAGTACACAAATCCAACAAGAGTAAAGAGGAGACTGCCTCTCCAAATCAAACCAAGGAGGCTACACCTATCCGCAAGCTGGAAAGGATGAGCCAATTGAGAGAGGCAATCTGCCCATGGGAGAGCATGGAGGGGCCACAGAACGTTCCACACAAATCAACCAgtgtagaaaatagaaaaagtgaAATATGTCCATGGGAGAGTACAGACAGTGAGTGTCCTGGAGGTCTTCTCAATCAGTCAGGGAGTAACCTATCCTTCCACAGCCCAAGTACCAAAGGAGTAAAGGACCAGACTGAGGGCAAATGGGAGCAGAGAAGTCAAACGACAGACATATGTCCATGGGAAGTTGGACAGGAAAGAGAACCAAAACCAGAGGAGTGGAAAGCCAAGAAAGCACTTAGCTTAAAAGAACAAATTTGTCCCTGGGAAGACACAAAAGAGGAAAAGGTGAGATCAGAGATTTGCCCATGGGAGACAAGTGATGTGGAAAGTGTGCCATTGGGAGGCATTAGTGGGCGGAGTCTGGCAATAAAATTAGAGGAGCTCGGTAGGCAGAGGGATGCAGTCTGCCCATGGGAAAGTGAAGAGTCAGGAGGTTCTCCAGGTCCACTTAGACAGTCTCAGAATAAAACGTCTGATGTAGACCCAGTCAAGTCTAAGACTTCAGATAGTTTGGATTTGGAGGCACATAGGGGGGAAATATGTCCTTGGGAGAGTCTAGATTCAGAGGGGACACCTGCAGTTATGAGCCAGTCCCAAAGCCACACCTGGGAGCCAGCAAACAAAGAGTTAGAAGAGCCTTGTCCTAAGATGTCCCCTCAGATCAACATGGGCAGAATGTACAAGTCACAGAGTAAGCAGAATTCTCTTTGTAGTTTGTCCAGTGAGGATACACAGCCATTATCAAAAATCTTAAGCAAAAGTGAAGGTCGCATTGGTGATCTGTATTCTCCAGCAACCCCTGCGCAACACCCCAAGCGTTGGCAGCACTCTCTGAGGGAACAAAGTTCTGGTTGCACTAGAGGGCTGGGATTTTCTGTCTCACAGCAACAAGGACACATTGAGCAAAATACAGCAGCTGCAGGAGGGGGGCAAGACACTGGCAACCTGGCAGATATATGCCCTTGGGATGGTCAAGAGAAGCCCCCTGAGAACCAGGCCAACACTAGGAAAGCAGAGGTCTGTCCCTGGGACTTCCAATAA
- the socs7.L gene encoding suppressor of cytokine signaling 7, with protein sequence MDVVKHIFASLRAPTFLSLFLLTKCWEVWLTHQQNGGGNTGRRFSEHIAHDHSHVGRLYVRWAALSGAVTCHTHRDNSDVVQNRKQGAGSDEGAAGDRGAELGETEARAGARGATGDNMRGAAAEEVLSRLLGCGPEAEAARPRLMVFRNMPRGDEEEGEAAAEAEAVVEALPAGGGRPEAAELCNRRDKELELQLGALGLRGCPCEETSDALLVLEEPEGHEGRAPSSSTGRSTKSSLRNRLSRIFRTKSCAGAAGNSDRRGGATQLGGSFTDMSRDLQLLRKPRLTRTQSAFSPVSFSPLFTGETVSLVDVDFSQRGSCSTHPPTPPPPPRRSLSLLDDIGGIQPASVLVGPMGSSLQSFPLPPPPPPHAPELLPRVFPLRPTECVPVPLVQPLQCPLFRQDSSSFAASLRELEKCGWYWGPMNWEDAEMKLKAKPDGSFLVRDSSDPRYILSLSFRSQGITHHTRMEHYRGTFSLWCHPKFEDRCQSVVEFIKRAILHSKNGKFLYFLRSRVPGLPPTPVQLLYPVSRFSNVKSLQHLCRFRIRQLVRIDHIPELPLPKPLISYLRKFYYYDPQEEEYLCLKEARHVNRMEFGSDGST encoded by the exons ATGGACGTGGTCAAACACATTTTCGCCTCACTAcgcgcgccaacttttttgtccctctttttacttacaaaatgttgggaggtatggctaacCCACCAACAAAATGGCGGAGGCAACACAGGGAGACGCTTTTCTGAACACATTGCCCATGACCACAGTCACGTGGGGCGTCTGTACGTTCGGTGGGCGGCGCTTTCCGGAGCTGTCacatgtcacacacacagagacaacaGTGACGTTGTGCAGAACCGGAAACAGGGGGCGGGCTCCGATGAAGGAGCTGCCGGAGATCGGGGAGCTGAGCTGGGAGAGACCGAGGCTCGGGCCGGGGCCCGCGGAGCCACCGGGGACAACATGCGTGGGGCAGCGGCGGAGGAGGTGCTGAGCCGGTTATTAGGCTGCGGTCCTGAGGCGGAGGCTGCGAGGCCCCGGCTCATGGTGTTCCGGAACATGCCGAGGGGAGACGAGGAGGAAGGAGAGGCTGCAGCGGAGGCCGAGGCTGTAGTAGAAGCGCTGCCGGCGGGAGGAGGGAGGCCGGAGGCGGCCGAGTTGTGTAACAGACGTGACAAGGAGTTGGAGTTGCAGCTCGGGGCCCTGGGACTGCGCGGGTGTCCGTGTGAGGAGACGAGTGACGCGCTGCTGGTGCTGGAGGAGCCCGAGGGACACGAGGGACGGGCCCCGAGCAGCAGCACAGGCCGAAGCACAAAATCCTCCCTCAGGAACCGACTCTCCCGCATCTTCCGCACCAAGAGCTGCGCGGGGGCCGCCGGGAATTCTGACAGGAGGGGAGGGGCTACACAGCTGGGGGGAAGCTTCACCGACATGTCCCGGGACTTACAGCTTCTCCG GAAGCCGCGATTGACCAGAACTcaaagtgccttttctccagtcTCCTTCAGTCCACTCTTCACTG GTGAAACGGTGTCACTTGTAGACGTGGACTTTTCACAGAGAGGATCCTGCTCCACTCACCCTCCCACCCCTCCTCCACCTCCCCGCAGGAGCCTCAGCCTTTTAG ATGATATTGGTGGAATCCAGCCAGCGTCTGTCCTAGTGGGACCCATGGGATCCTCTCTGCAGTCATTCCCACTGCCCCCGCCTCCTCCTCCACATGCTCCAG aaCTTTTACCACGGGTGTTTCCGCTAAGACCAACTGAGTGTGTCCCAGTCCCACTGGTGCAGCCCCTGCAGTGCCCCCTATTTAGACAGGACTCCAGTAGCTTTGCTGCCAGCCTGCGGGAGCTTGAGAAG TGCGGCTGGTACTGGGGTCCAATGAACTGGGAGGATGCAGAGATGAAGCTGAAGGCAAAACCCGACGGCTCCTTCTTGGTGCGAGATAGTTCAGACCCTCGCTACATCCTGAGTCTGAGTTTCCGATCACAGGGAATCACCCACCACACGCGCATGGAGCACTACAGAG GAACATTCAGTCTCTGGTGCCACCCGAAGTTTGAGGATCGATGTCAGTCTGTAGTGGAGTTCATAAAACGCGCCATCTTGCACTCGAAGAATGGGAAGTTCCTGTATTTTCTTCGCTCGCGAGTACCAG GTCTCCCCCCAACCCCAGTGCAGCTCCTGTACCCCGTCTCCCGCTTCAGCAATGTGAAGTCCCTGCAGCACTTGTGCCGCTTTCGTATTCGGCAGCTGGTCCGGATCGACCACATTCCGGAACTCCCGTTACCCAA ACCCCTCATCTCATACCTGCGCAAGTTCTACTATTACGACCCCCAGGAGGAGGAGTATCTGTGTCTAAAGGAGGCTCGGCACGTTAACAGAATGGAGTTTGGGAGCGACGGCTCCACGTAG